The nucleotide window aatgtTGCAGCCATTGTCGGTGCTCACTGCCGACCATAGTGAGTATAGTGAGTAATGTCATAGAGCTGTAGTATCTGTCAGTGTCAATGACACCAGTATTGGGACCAGCAGAATGGTCTATGGTCCATTGGGTGGCAGTTTTAGCAATGGCGAAAAATCaatccattcaagtgaatggcaggaactgcaataccagacatcccctttaagaccagaccactgggagttgcagtttctcAGCCAGTTACTATCTTATCACACCCGGCAGACTCCACCGCAGTCCTgatctatatcctgtgtgaccaTCGCCTTGTGAAATGCCGGTTACTTTAGTACGCCATCTCCTGCTGTGGTGCCGGCGCTGTCACTGCTTATTTATAGAGTGTAGTATCATGCCCCGCTCCAGTGTCACATGCACCTCGCTCCGGATTACTAAGCTCAGTGTATTTCATAAGTTTCCTATTACAGTATTGAAAAGGCAGCCATCACAAAACGCTTCaatggctgcaaaactacaactcccagaatgccctgaCCGCCTTCggcggtcagggcatgctgggagttgcagttttgtaacagctaaagaggttggggaacactgtctGATATAACAACAGTTTTATCAGTGGGTGTCCTtccctcagcagcacagagggtttcaGGATTTcgagcattatgggaattgtagctttgcaccagctggagggctgccAGTTCCCTATCCCTGTTGTAGGGGTTAGTCTGGTGCACTCAGGGTCCATGTAggccagggatgtcaaactcaggcccttaagctattgcaaaactacaagtcccatcatgcctggacagccaaagctaaagctttggctgtccaggcatgatgggaatcgtagttttaaaacagctggagggcctgagtttgacacgtctgatgTAGGCCATGTACGTGAGGCCCAGGCCTAATTGACATTAGTTCTAACACGTTCCCTTTGAGCCGCTCACAGGACTCGTCTTATGGCGGATTGGACATTATCTTATTTACATAAGAGCGCGGCCCCACATTCCTCATGGAGAGATTATACCGCTAATCCCGCCGCTCACTGCCGGGCTATTCACAGTCCCAAGTCCAAGCGTTCCCTGCCACTAATTCCCTCAGGGACAATGACAGGCGACTTTACCTGGTCACAGGTCCGTGGCGCCAAAACAAAAGCGCTTTATATAACAACTGGATCTCCCCCGCCCCTCTCCCCGGCTGAGTAaactaaagtaaagaaataaaatggGGCAGTTGCCttggcaaccaatcagcttccagctCTCATTTTTTCAGCGACCTGATTAAAAATGAGAGAAgcgatatgattggttgctatggataacCGCCCTACTCTGTTAACTTTCTGAAAGTGAAAGAAAAACctgctgttgcccatagcaacctatcatGACGccgctttatttatttattttttggtgcTTGTGGACAATGAAACCtttgccgtgattggttgctatggacaactgccCTACTCTGATATCTTTatgaaagtgaaagaaaaaaactggttgcccatagcaacctatcacgACGCAGCTAATGTTTCTTATAGTGCCTGAAAGATGTGccgcgattggttgctatgggcaacaaaggttttttttttacagtttgtaaatctgtattttgtatttttttactgtgtaataaccaatatggctgccagtaAAGCTACCACCCACAGCGTGCAGTCTATGTGTCCCAAAATATATAATAGAGCCCCCATAAGGGTCTAAGGGTCCCCTAATGTACCAGGGCTCCAGTGCTACGGCTACCCCCGCCCACATTGGTTCTCATCCTTCTTTCCCAGACTCCCGAATGACAAATTTATTGATATACCCATTCCTATATAATGCTACATGGGGAACCAATATAGATCATGTGACCACCGCCAAGTCCCTCACAGCAGGTGAGACTCTGGAGTAGGGGGCCTGGAGCAGGGGGACTCTTTCTATGATGTCCATATGGGCacgtggacatcccctttaagggcttTATGGGAAAAGTAGACATGAAGAAAGGCATCTTCTTTGCATCTTCTTTTCGCTGTAAAAGCACAATTTTTATAGAACCAAATAaactcttcttaaaggggttaaatacttaaagggatgttacagtaataaaaaaaatgaccagCAAAGAACCTTCAAAGTGGAAAATATTCGAAATCCAAGTTACTTTGTGACGCAATCGACTACACGAAGGCCTGTGTATTAACAACACCCACGCAGTTTGCTTTGTAGGCCGACCATATGTTGTGCTTTTTCAGATCTTTAGGGCGAGACCTAGAATGGCGGGTGCAATTATCACTGTTGCCCTAAGGAGAGGGTGTGCAGTCTTGTTTGTGCAAGTTTCGCAGGTTTAAGGTGGAGGTATACTTATGTCAATAATGGAACATGAACATCACCAGACGATCCAGATAACAATGTATACGATATATATATAGCCCGGACATGTGTACATTCCTGTCACACATGTCTTGGTCTAGGGAATCTTACATTTGCTGTTCCCCATGCAACTCAGCACTACACATGCAATGGAATATGTTTCTCCAACTTCAGTCCTAAAGTATATATTGACCTATGAGCCTAACTATACAgcttgtgtatatagatataaactATATCAGCCATGTCAAACTTTGGCccacggtgccattatttttggcccgccgaGGAAATCTAGTGATTTCCTATGGTTGGCCTGTAGAATTATACCGCCGCAGCCCATAGGTTCTGTCAGGCGGGAGGTGACTTACAATGCCGTACGTACCCATAGGATGCCAGTATGTGGGACAATGACATATGCTGTCACCCAGCAGCGTCAGCTCCTTTAGGTGAGAAGTTTGGGGGGAGACGGCTAGGGttaatagtgtgtgtggggggggggggggggttaaagggggttaAAAGTAGACCAGATAACCCCTCTAATTACAAATATGGGGAGAGGCCTCTTCCTTCCTATCCTATGTCATGCCGTAGCATTTTATCACAGTGTTTAGTGTCAGAAGATGCACAGCGATCTGACAGGGCAAGGAACGCCACACAAATACTTCACTAAATATCTAGGTTGGCCTGTGACTTTGTACAGAGTTTTAAATTTGGCcccctgtgtatttgagtttaacACCCCTATAAAAACATCATCTATACCATCAATTCTCGCAGGACCAGCCAGATGTTTAATGTGTATGAGATCATCCTGATTCTCTAACTTGACCGATCTTCAGGATTTGTGTAATTGTCTTCATCCACCTTTGCTGCCACCATCTTCCTCCTCAGCTTTCCCATACAGTCTTTTCCCATGAGCCGAGTCTTCTCATGATCTGCTGCATGATGTCTGTTATGAACCCAGATAGTTAAATCTTGTTCCTTAAgatatttttctttacttttcagAGGGAATGCATCTCAGTCCACGTTGGCCAGGCTGGAGTCCAGATGGGCaatgcctgctgggagttgtactgcCTGGAGCATGGCATTCAACCAGACGGGCAGATGCCCAGTGAGAAGGTCGGAGCAGGAGACGATTCCTTTACTACGTTCTTCAGTGAGACGGGGGCTGGTAAACATGTCCCCCGTGCTGTGTTTGTGGACCTGGAACCCACAGTGATCGGTGAGTATCGTGGAGGGGTAGGAAAAAGCTTCTTCTAAACCATTacacacacaaccccccccccatccccatctcTTAGCCCACCTCCTGTGATATGGGATTTGTTATATACAGTTATAAAGCCCTTATAATACCTTGTTGTGTTGTAAACATTCCGACACCTTCCTTGTACCCTAACGTCTTCTCCCCTTCTCTAGATGAGGTTAGGGCTGGTACCTACCGCCAGCTTTTCCATCCAGAACAGCTTATCAGTGGCAAAGAAGATGCAGCCAACAACTATGCCCGTGGCCATTACACCATAGGCAAGGAGATCATAGATCCTGTCCTGGACAGAATACGAAAGCTGgtgaataattattattattattaatggtcTGTTCTTAGGCCATTGACCATGCCCAGTGGTTAACTCTACATTCTCTTTTCTTCAGGCCGATCAGTGCACAGGTTTGCAGGGATTTTTGGTTTTCCACAGTTTCGGTGGCGGCACTGGATCCGGCTTCACCTCCCTCTTGATGGAACGTCTCTCCGTTGACTATGGCAAGAAGTCCAAGCTTGAGTTCTCCATCTATCCAGCACCTCAAGTTTCCACCGCTGTCGTTGAGCCATATAACTCCATCCTCACCACCCACACCACACTGGAGCACTCAGATTGCGCCTTCATGGTGGACAATGAGGCCATCTACGACATCTGCCGCAGGAACCTGGACATTGAGCGCCCAACCTACACTAACCTGAACCGACTTATCAGTCAGATTGTGTCCTCCATCACGGCCTCTCTCAGGTTTGATGGTGCTCTGAATGTAGACTTGACAGAGTTCCAGACCAACCTGGTGCCCTACCCCCGTATCCACTTCCCCCTGGCCACCTATGCCCCCGTCATCTCTGCAGAGAAAGCTTACCATGAGCAGCTCTCTGTGTCTGAGATCACCAACGCTTGCTTTGAGCCGGCCAACCAGATGGTGAAATGTGACCCCAGACATGGAAAATACATGGCCTGCTGCCTGCTGTACCGCGGTGATGTGGTACCTAAGGACGTCAATGCTGCCATTGCTGCCATCAAGACCAAGCGCACCATCCAGTTTGTGGACTGGTGCCCAACAGGTTTCAAGGTTGGTATCAATTACCAACCACCAACTGCAGTTCCTGGTGGAGACCTGGCCAAggtgcagcgtgctgtgtgcatGTTGAGTAACACCACCGCCATTGCCGAGGCCTGGGCTCGCCTGGACCACAAGTTTGACCTGATGTATGCCAAGCGTGCCTTTGTGCACTGGTATGTGGGTGAGGGGATGGAGGAAGGAGAGTTCTCTGAGGCCCGGGAGGACATGGCCGCCCTGGAGAAGGATTATGAAGAGGTTGGGATAGACTCTTATGAAGATGAAGATGAAGGAGAGGAATAAAAAGCATCTGTCTATAACTGTACTCATGTCCCGCCGCAATAAACAACAGTTGAAACTTTAGATTGTGTTTAATATTTCACCTTTATTCTCCATTTGTggagacttttattttttttggtcagTGGCCAAGATCTGATGTATACAAAACAAAAGGCTAAATCTGATGCCATCACTCATGCCCCGTGACACACCTACATCAACCACAATAACACACACAAAGTGATTGTCTTAAAATATGTTTCCTGTGAATCTACCGTATCAttgaagatatatagatatagatatatagatagagtgTGATTTAGGTACACTGACCAATCACTAATTCCTTGCACAACAATGATGCAATTGTTGCCATATAAATAATGTTGCAATAAATAATGGTTAGGTCGTCTGTGCACTCAGTATAGTAATGCCCATTTAGTCCAAAGACCCCAACACCGCTGGTCCAGTTCGTGCAGTAATTAACGACTATTTTGCCACCTCCCAGATAAAAGTATACAATGAAGAAGCTCTGGCTAGTCTAATCAGGATTGTCCAGTCACAGCTAGTTAACAGAGCACGCTGACAACCCTCCCAACGCGTTTCAGGTCGGACATTATAAAGTACTGTATACACAATTACGACACTGGGTTTGGCCATAATATAATGCCAACATACACCCAGCGAGTAGTAAATAGGGGAACTACAATGTCCTGTACTCATTGTACCGCAGTAAGGGCGATCACCAGGTAATATGTCTCACCATATAGGTAATTGAATGTGGACACATTTTAAAATTCGCTGTGCATAGTCCCAGCACAAGGTGCTGCACTAAGTTTCTTATTCACCTGTGTGAAGTTCTCTATCAGGTTCACATAGCCGGGTAACCCCTGCCGAGATGGAGAAGGAATTCACCGGCCACATCTAGGTGAGGTCCCTCTTGAGAGGCGGAGAGCCACAGTTATTTCATTTGACAAGGAGAGGGGGTACGGAATGCTGCAGGACTCTTATTCGGACAATCAATTCCGTGTAAACTGCAGACCTCCCTGTAATCAAGCACAACTTAAAAGAGGGAGAGGTAGTGGAGAACACCCCATTTACAAGGGATAGAGAAAAGTGGGCTGCTGAGGGGTCTGGGCCTTGACACTACATACAGGAGCCATTCCAGCCTACAGCTCCCCAAGATTGGGAGGAGACATGGGAGCAATACCACCGAGGGGAAGCCGCTGAAGAACAACAGGTTCTTTCTACTGCTAAGCTCCCTACTATTGCCACCTCTACTGCCACAGCGCCTACCGTTCCAGAGGTTCAGACAGGCGATAAGCCGCTACTGTGACTGCTGCAGATGCCAGCACCATCTGCAGGTACAACCTCAGGTGACAATGTTGCTGTTACTACTCCTACACCTGTGACTACCATTGCTTTCTCTACCGTGATGGAGACCTGCATCCACTGCAAGAGGAGTGGACCAAGGAGCCTGGTGCCGGCTTAGCCAAGAAAGAAGGTATCTATGCCTTCACAGCCACCTATTAAGGAGTAAAGGTGTTGGAAATATGGAGGCCCcgttggccaaaaaaaaaaaaagtgtgctttGTGACCCCAGTTCCACCCTGCAATAGTTTAAAATTGTCCGTGCCTGAACTATCCGTAACCTTTTCCCCTATCCCCTTCTTCCCCTTTCTTATGAGGAATGAGACGCTTGCTCTACCTCACTGTTGCACTAAAGTGATGTATTTAGACTGACGCCTGAAAACACTGGCTATATATGGACTGATGCATCCTGAGCTCCCATTTGCCAAAAGTTTATTGCACTATGGACAATTGTAGTATTGCCTTTTGCActttcaaaagttatttataatgttttatattttcatAATCTGTATGTGATATATGCCTTACATATTAACCCATGCTGTGTCCACCTTCTTTCAAACTTTCCCCTAGGTGCTACGCCGTGGACGACTTTTCTCAAGTGAGGGAGTATGTAATGTCCCAGCACAAGATGCGGCACTAAGTTTCTTATGCACCTGTGTAAAGTTCTCCCTCAGGTTCACATAGTGGGAGATGGTCtgggtgtattctgtgttttttcTGATTTATTTTGTGCACAGCTAAGGAAAGTACTGAGTTAACTGTCTTTGTCACACGTTGCTCTTATGTCCAGTTGCAGGTGCAGGTTGTTTCCCTCCTTTTCCTGACCTATCCTGTCCTTTTCCCCTTACaaacacacaaaccccaccaatcactacGAGGTTTGATTTGCCCCTAAAAAGGGGAGTTTAGTATCTGCTGGGAGGAGTTCAGTCTAGTTTGAGtcagtagagagagagagacagacacagagAGTTCTTTGAGCAAGTAACCACTAGCATGCTGTGCTAGGCCCCCTCAGAAGGAaaaggacatcctctgaggattACCTTGTCCACGCCGGGGATACTAGCCACACAGTACAAGGCAGTGACCTGGATCCAGTAGGCACTGATCTCAGtggaacaaagctgcagttaGTCGACGTATTCCACTGGATAACGCACTTCTATCCTGGAAAGTTTctggaagtctgctcaacccagcgcagggacctggagCCTTATACTACTCTCACAGGATGAATACTTTGACACTGTAAGGGGTTcagtaaacgtgagtacgagtatcttctcttCTATTCTCAGCTACGCAATCCTTgcagagtacactgctacattgggcagggccctcaagacgctccacTACTCCACTCTTTTCCGGTTCACAGGTTAACACTATtctacattattctagttaagtcattggactctgtccaggggcgtagctaggggttcagcctagggggggcgagtgagtctgagtgggcccccaaccaattatgttacccatagggaacctcaacagacgacactgctttccaaataataaagggaatattctactacattattaGAATAGGAATTGAGAGCAGTGTGAAAGGCTTCTACATTTTACATATATgtccatgtaaaatttaaaggtgTTATGTAAGAGTagagaaccatagctgctttgttccagaaacagcaccacccctgtcctcagtttgtgtgtggtattgcagctcacttccactgACGAGAATGGGGCCAAACTGTAATTccacacatgtcaattctttggtcgGACAGCGGAATTTGCCGGAGCATATAATAGAGCCTATGGAGCAGGTGGGGAGTGAAGCGGGAGCGCACAGGGATAAGTGGCGGATTCCGCCCATAATTTTCTGACAGAATTACTCTGTGCGCATTTACcctaacaggggtgtcaaactcactgccctccagctgttgcagaaccacaattcccatcatgcctggacagccaaagataattgtttatttacacagagagatttatctgacagattttagaagccaaagacaggaacagactataaacagggaataggtcataaaggaaagactgagatttctcttcttcccaaatccattcctggctttggcttcaaaaatatgtcagataaatctcttccaagttaattgtagttctgaaacagctgtagggccacagtttggagccTGTGCTCTTTATGTTCAATGAATAATCTCTACTATATAAAcaagatattactaataataccagcatatacaggacaaataatactgtcacaccatgaccactaccctcaccatacactgactggataataGCGCTATATTgtcactgaataacatccacaatATAATGCCCAATATTCTCCCTAAGAAGTGACCGTATTGAGGTAGATCAAGGTGTATACAGGTTCTGCATCATGCCTTGAGAAAGCGACATACGGGCGTGAAACGTTGGTGGGGAGAGAGTGTCCTCTCATTGTCCTGTGAAGCATGTTTTGTATCGAATGAAGGTGAAGTTTTATGGTGAAGGGCCGCTGAAATGGTCTCTTCCTTAGCATCTAtcatacaagatggtgggaagctgtgtaagggtatgttcatatgacgtttttgtccacacgtcgggctgcacgtcgggaatcagtgagaaaaggatgctgccgtgcagccggACGGCCACATTGATTTAAATGAGCaggatggagt belongs to Dendropsophus ebraccatus isolate aDenEbr1 chromosome 9, aDenEbr1.pat, whole genome shotgun sequence and includes:
- the LOC138800693 gene encoding tubulin alpha chain, whose amino-acid sequence is MRECISVHVGQAGVQMGNACWELYCLEHGIQPDGQMPSEKVGAGDDSFTTFFSETGAGKHVPRAVFVDLEPTVIDEVRAGTYRQLFHPEQLISGKEDAANNYARGHYTIGKEIIDPVLDRIRKLADQCTGLQGFLVFHSFGGGTGSGFTSLLMERLSVDYGKKSKLEFSIYPAPQVSTAVVEPYNSILTTHTTLEHSDCAFMVDNEAIYDICRRNLDIERPTYTNLNRLISQIVSSITASLRFDGALNVDLTEFQTNLVPYPRIHFPLATYAPVISAEKAYHEQLSVSEITNACFEPANQMVKCDPRHGKYMACCLLYRGDVVPKDVNAAIAAIKTKRTIQFVDWCPTGFKVGINYQPPTAVPGGDLAKVQRAVCMLSNTTAIAEAWARLDHKFDLMYAKRAFVHWYVGEGMEEGEFSEAREDMAALEKDYEEVGIDSYEDEDEGEE